In Micromonospora cremea, the genomic window CACCGGGTCGACGCGGGACGCGGGGGCGGAGCAGGCGTGGGAGGTCGTGGCGGGGCAGCCGCGCGAGGCCGATGTCGCGCCCGCGCGCCGGGTCGGCGCGAGGGAAGCGCGCGAGGTCAACGGCCTCGACACCGGCGGGCCGGGGCCGACCCGCCGGCCCGTCATGACGGACCCCGTTGCTTGCTGACAGAATTATCGGCATGTCCGACGTTCCCGCCCGCCCCCGCGTCTTTTCCGGCATCCAGCCGACGGCCGACTCGTTCCACCTCGGCAACTACCTCGGCGCGGTGCGGCACTGGGTGGCTCTGCAGGAGACCCACGACGCGTTCTACTGCGTGGTGGACCTGCACGCCATCACCGCGGGGCACGACCCGGCACTGCTGCGCCAGCGGACCCGGGTGGCCGCCGCCCAGCTCTTCGCGGTCGGTCTGGACCCGGAGCGCAGCACCCTGTTCGTGCAGTCGCAGGTGCCCGAGCACCCGCAGCTGGCCTGGGTGCTCGGCTGCATCACCGGCTTCGGCGAGGCCAGCCGGATGACCCAGTTCAAGGACAAGTCGCAGAAGCAGGGCAACGAGCGGGCCAGCGTCGGCTTGTTCACCTACCCGATCCTGCAGGCCGCCGACATCCTGCTGTACCAGGCCAACGCGGTGCCGGTCGGCGAGGACCAGCGCCAGCACCTGGAACTCTCCCGGGACCTGGCCCAGCGGTTCAACTCGCTGTTCGGCCCGACGTTCACCGTGCCCGCGCCGCACATCGTCAAGGACACCGCGAAGATCACCGACCTGCAGGACCCGACCGCGAAGATGTCCAAGTCGTCGTCCTCGCCGGCCGGGATCATCGACCTGCTGGAGGACCCGGCCCGGTCGGCGAAGAAGATCCGGTCGGCGGTGACCGACACCGGCCGGGAGATCGTCTTCGACGCCGAGACCAAGCCGGGCGTG contains:
- the trpS gene encoding tryptophan--tRNA ligase; this translates as MSDVPARPRVFSGIQPTADSFHLGNYLGAVRHWVALQETHDAFYCVVDLHAITAGHDPALLRQRTRVAAAQLFAVGLDPERSTLFVQSQVPEHPQLAWVLGCITGFGEASRMTQFKDKSQKQGNERASVGLFTYPILQAADILLYQANAVPVGEDQRQHLELSRDLAQRFNSLFGPTFTVPAPHIVKDTAKITDLQDPTAKMSKSSSSPAGIIDLLEDPARSAKKIRSAVTDTGREIVFDAETKPGVSNLLTIHSALSGRDIDELVAAYAGRGYGDLKKDLAEVVAEFVRPIQQRTSTYLDDPAQLDKLLAAGAEKARAVAGATLRSAYERVGFFPPVRGE